AAGAAATCCATTCACTTTTACTTGCCTGACAACTGACCCTTTTCTTGAATTCAGCATTAAGATATATCCTGAGCACAAAGGCGTTACCAATGAATTAAGCAAGCTTGAAATAGGCGATGAAATAATTCTGCACGATGTTTGGGGAGCGATTCAATATAAGGGAAAAGGTGTATTCATTGCAGGCGGAGCGGGTGTAACACCGTTTATCGCTATACTTCGTGACCTGAATGTTAAAGATGAAATCGAGGGGAATACATTATTGTTTGCAAATAAAACTTCCGATGATATTATTTTGAAAGATGAATTTGAGAAAATGAAGGGACTTAATTTCATTAATATTCTTTCGGATGAAAAGAATTCTGAATATGACAACGGTCATATAACAGAAGAATATTTGAAATCAAAGATTAATAATTTTAATCAAAAATTTTATGTATGCGGGCCTCCACCTATGGTTGAGGGTGTTACTAAATCTCTCAAAAACCTTGGTGCGGGAGAAAATGCGGTTGTTGTGGAGCTATAACAAACTGTATCATAATTTTTATATTATATTCTAATGTATTTAAGATTATTTTTGTTTCTAATTGAATTTTAAAAAATACATATTAATTATTTTAACCGGGTGCTTGCTTTATTCCTGTTCTTCAAAGCCCACAGCGCAGAAACTGCCCGGGTCGGTGAGGAATACGCTCAATCTTTTGCAGGTTGACCCGCAGTTTGTGATGTATTTGAATTTTAAATCAATGCGGTCGACTGATTTCTGGAAAGAAAATGTTTCGGATTCAATACTTGCAACAGAGCAGACATTCGGGAATTTACTCCATACATTCAAACAGGTAACCGGGGCATCAATTTCTGAAAATCTTGATGAGCTTTATTATTCAAATTCGTGGGTGGGCGAGAATGCAATTGTCTTGCGGGGAGTTTTTGACCGCAACAAGCTTGATGAATACATAAAAACCGATTCGACATACAGCACGCGGACTTCTACGGATGGAACGAAACTTTATCTGAATGAAAATAACCGATTATATTTTTTCTTTAAGGATGCTTTTACAATCTGCGCAAGTAATTATCTCAGCAAAGTAAATGAAATGACAACAGTGAGAGATACGT
The DNA window shown above is from Ignavibacteria bacterium and carries:
- a CDS encoding FAD-binding oxidoreductase, whose translation is MEEHIVRILDKKNLTHNVIRFRYEKPQGYTFIPGQATEVTVNKEGWKDKRNPFTFTCLTTDPFLEFSIKIYPEHKGVTNELSKLEIGDEIILHDVWGAIQYKGKGVFIAGGAGVTPFIAILRDLNVKDEIEGNTLLFANKTSDDIILKDEFEKMKGLNFINILSDEKNSEYDNGHITEEYLKSKINNFNQKFYVCGPPPMVEGVTKSLKNLGAGENAVVVEL